From Lolium perenne isolate Kyuss_39 chromosome 5, Kyuss_2.0, whole genome shotgun sequence, a single genomic window includes:
- the LOC127298270 gene encoding senescence-specific cysteine protease SAG12: MARPSMLLLLLAASSAALTIADHDPAMISRFDRWMTKHGRAYTDAGEKQRRFEVYRKNVELIEEFNSGSNSYTLTDTKFADLTNEEYRAKVLGLGAPGRTGRHAPRIESVLPVTISEKESDSDDSDLPKEVDWRKKGAVVVVKNQGSCGSCWAFSAVAAIEGLNQIKNGKLVSLSEQELVDCDAEAVGCAGGFMSWAFEFVMDNHGLTTEASYPYLGVNGVCNKAKLNETTVSITGYKNVTVNSEADLLKAAAKQPVSVAVDAGGFVWQLYGGGVFGGPCTAQVNHGVTVVGYGETNSTGADKPPEKYWIVKNSWGAEWGEAGYIRLQRDAGVPTGLCGIALLASYPVM, translated from the exons ATGGCCAGGCCATCCATGCTTCTCCTGCTGCTCGCCGCGTCCTCTGCAGCTCTCACGATCGCCGACCATGATCCGGCGATGATCAGCAGGTTCGATCGCTGGATGACCAAGCACGGCCGTGCCTACACGGACGCCGGCGAGAAGCAGAGAAGGTTCGAGGTGTACAGGAAGAACGTCGAGCTCATTGAGGAGTTCAACTCAGGCAGCAATAGCTACACGCTGACAGATACCAAGTTCGCCGACCTGACGAACGAGGAGTACAGGGCCAAGGTGCTCGGCTTAGGAGCACCAGGAAGAACCGGCCGGCACGCCCCGAGAATAGAAAGCGTTCTCCCT GTAACAATCTCTGAAAAGGAGAGCGACAGTGATGATAGTGATCTGCCGAAGGAGGTGGAttggaggaagaaaggggcggtggtggtggtgaagaaCCAAGGGAGTTGTG GTTCTTGCTGGGCGTTCTCGGCGGTGGCGGCCATCGAGGGGCTGAACCAGATCAAGAACGGGAAGCTGGTGTCGCTGTCGGAGCAGGAGCTGGTGGACTGCGACGCCGAGGCCGTGGGGTGCGCCGGTGGGTTCATGAGCTGGGCGTTCGAGTTCGTCATGGACAACCACGGCCTCACCACCGAGGCCAGCTACCCGTACCTGGGCGTCAACGGCGTCTGCAACAAGGCGAAGCTGAACGAGACCACGGTGAGCATCACCGGGTACAAGAACGTCACGGTCAACAGCGAGGCCGACCTGCTGAAGGCTGCCGCGAAGCAGCCCGTGTCGGTGGCAGTCGACGCCGGCGGCTTCGTGTGGCAGCTCTACGGCGGCGGGGTCTTCGGAGGGCCGTGCACCGCCCAGGTGAACCACGGCGTCACCGTGGTGGGATACGGCGAGACCAACTCTACCGGAGCTGACAAGCCGCCGGAGAAGTACTGGATCGTTAAGAATTCGTGGGGGGCGGAGTGGGGCGAGGCCGGCTACATCCGCCTGCAGCGCGACGCCGGCGTGCCCACCGGCTTGTGCGGCATCGCGCTGCTCGCCAGCTACCCTGTTATGTGA
- the LOC127302194 gene encoding uncharacterized protein has product MAEELVLDTAIRDWVLIPLSVVMVLIGVLRYFVSKLMRSPPSASPSPDPKAVKEGQLVIRARNLRTSSQFIPAKAFKARKLYYTEGERGLLHVPKEDAQKAQAAMFSDPNMAMDMMKKNLSMIVPQTLTFAWVNFFFSGFVAAKIPFPLTQRFRGMLQNGIDLSTVDVSYVSSRSWYFLNLFGLRGLFSLILGEENATDDATKMMQMGGGMGFNPAMSLGAEKDSLDIIQHDWALPKMEHHAEEVLRKLLKK; this is encoded by the exons ATGGCCGAGGAGCTGGTGCTGGACACGGCGATCCGGGACTGGGTCCTCATCCCGCTCTCCGTGGTCATGGTGCTCATCGGCGTGCTCCGCTACTTCGTCTCCAAGCTCATGCGCTCCCCGCCGTCCGCCTCCCCGTCCCCCGACCCCAAGGCCGTCAAGGAAGG GCAGCTGGTCATAAGGGCGAGGAACCTGAGGACCAGCTCGCAGTTCATCCCGGCCAAGGCTTTCAAGGCTCGCAAGCTTTACTACACCGAGGGG GAACGAGGATTGCTTCATGTTCCTAAAGAGGATGCCCAGAAGGCTCAGGCGGCCATGTTTTCAGACCCAAACATGGCCATGGACATGATGAAGAAGAATCTCTCCATGATTGTTCCCCAG ACACTTACATTTGCATGGGTGAACTTCTTCTTTTCAGGTTTTGTTGCAG CTAAGATTCCCTTTCCGTTGACCCAAAGATTCAGGggaatgctgcaaaatgggatAGACCTCAGTACTGTTGATGTGAGCTATGTTAGCAGCCGTTCATG GTACTTCCTCAATTTATTCGGCTTGAGGGGTCTTTTCAGTCTGATCCTCGGGGAAGAAAATG CTACTGATGATGCAACAAAGATGATGCAGATGGGCGGTGGAATGGGCTTCAACCCAGCAATG AGTTTGGGAGCTGAGAAAGACAGCCTTGATATCATTCAGCATGACTGGGCTTTACCGAAGATGGAACATCACGCCGAAGAGGTGTTGAGGAAACTACTGAAGAAATGA